Proteins found in one Brachypodium distachyon strain Bd21 chromosome 5, Brachypodium_distachyon_v3.0, whole genome shotgun sequence genomic segment:
- the LOC100838153 gene encoding cytochrome P450 87A3, with protein MNDDDDYMALSAAAVCAALALLLYIVHRWKNPRCNGRLPPGSMGLPLVGETFQFFSPDASFDIPPFIRHRLTRYGPIFKTSLVGHPVVVSADEELNHMVFQQEGQLFQSWYPNSFVEILGRDNVGEQQGTMFRYLKNMVLRHLGPESLRESSMLRDVHHAACSSLCTWSTLPAVELKEAVSAMVFELTANKLLGLEPSRSKVLRKSFFDFVRGLISFPLYLPGTAYYSCMQGRMSAMEVLQEVLDERKRSVLDQVLQGGEESRRHGDFLDYVVQEITKEKPVMTERMALDLMFVLLFASFHTTSLVLTLAVKLLADHPGVLEELKVEHETILNQREAGGESDSTGVTWKEYKSMTLTSQVISETVRLANIAPCIFRKALKDVQFKGYTIPAGWGVIVCPLAVHLNPDIYPDPLTFNPSRFKDKAEINRGSRHFMAFGGGMRFCVGADFSKLQMAIFIHCLVTKYRWIQLGGGKIVRSPGLEFPDGYHIQIKQRSD; from the exons atgaacgacgacgacgactacatGGCGCTCTCAGCCGCGGCTGTCTGTGCTGCCCTCGCTCTGCTGCTATACATTGTGCACAGGTGGAAGAACCCTCGGTGCAACGGCCGGCTCCCGCCGGGGTCCATGGGCCTTCCCCTCGTCGGCGAGACGTTCCAGTTCTTCTCCCCGGACGCCTCCTTCGACATCCCTCCTTTCATCCGCCACAGGCTCACAAG GTACGGGCCGATCTTCAAGACGAGCCTGGTGGGCCACCcggtggtggtgtcggcggACGAGGAGCTGAACCACATGGTGTTCCAGCAGGAAGGGCAGCTGTTCCAGAGCTGGTACCCAAACTCGTTCGTGGAGATCCTGGGCCGCGACAACGTCGGGGAGCAGCAGGGCACCATGTTCAGGTACCTCAAGAACATGGTGCTCAGGCACCTGGGCCCGGAGAGCCTCAGGGAATCCTCCATGCTCCGCGACGTCCACcacgccgcctgcagctcccTCTGCACCTGGTCCACCTTGCCCGCAGTCGAACTCAAAGAAGCCGTCTCCGCC ATGGTGTTTGAGCTCACCGCGAACAAGCTGCTCGGCTTGGAGCCGTCCAGGTCCAAGGTTTTACGGAAGAGCTTCTTCGACTTCGTCCGAGGGCTCATCTCCTTCCCGCTCTATTTGCCAGGAACAGCTTACTACTCCTGCATGCAG GGAAGGATGAGTGCAATGGAGGTTCTGCAGGAAGTGCTGGACGAGAGGAAGCGATCAGTACTAGATCAGGTGCTCCAAGGAGGGGAAGAATCACGACGCCACGGCGACTTCCTGGACTACGTCGTCCAAGAGATCACCAAGGAGAAGCCGGTCATGACGGAGAGAATGGCGCTCGACCTGATGTtcgtgctcctcttcgcgaGCTTCCACACCACGTCGCTGGTGCTCACCCTCGCCGTCAAGCTTCTCGCCGACCACCCTGGCGTCCTGGAGGAGCTCAAG GTGGAGCATGAAACGATTCTGAACCAGCGTGAGGCTGGTGGTGAGTCTGACAGTACTGGAGTTACGTGGAAGGAGTATAAATCCATGACACTCACATCCCAG GTAATAAGCGAGACGGTCCGATTGGCTAACATTGCCCCTTGCATTTTCAGAAAGGCTCTAAAAGATGTACAGTTCAAAG GATACACAATTCCAGCAGGATGGGGAGTGATCGTCTGCCCTCTAGCAGTGCACTTGAATCCAGATATTTACCCAGATCCTCTCACTTTCAACCCCTCAAGGTTTAAG GATAAAGCGGAGATAAACCGTGGGTCAAGACACTTCATGGCATTCGGAGGTGGTATGCGGTTCTGTGTCGGAGCAGACTTCAGCAAGCTACAAATGGCCATTTTTATCCATTGCCTTGTCACGAAATATAG GTGGATACAGCTAGGAGGAGGCAAGATAGTCCGGTCTCCGGGGCTAGAATTCCCTGATGGTTACCAcatccaaataaaacaaagatcAGACTAA